The Alnus glutinosa chromosome 1, dhAlnGlut1.1, whole genome shotgun sequence region TGATCTTAAAAAATATTAGCCtaagttgtataaaagttgtactTGATAAAAATGTCCCCGTCTGTTCTTTCGGGTCATGTAAGTTTGCACCTTTTCCAGAGTAAAGAAACTTATGGTTCTAAGCggaattgtcaaaaaaaaattaaaatgacaattttgtcTCTTATTTTATAACTAACCGGCTTCTCGCAATTTcattgaaatggagagaatccgcTTCCAATCGTTCTATACTCCCAGATCTTCATGCCCtacaaaagaaaacttttttcCTCATAAAGAAATTTTTCTCTTGGGAGtgtagcttatatatatatatattttgggatTCTCAGCAATTTGTTGTCTAGACCGCTAGCAATTCAGACAgcaaatatatgaaaattcttATGATGCTCACTTGCCTAAACAAGATTAGGCTtaagtgctgtaaaaaaaattacaacatatgTTCCCGTtgaataaacaatatatatattatattttttacaacACCTTATAACCGAAATACGTTAAAATAAATAGACGGTCGACTCAAAATTTGCTTGGAGCAAAGTACTGCCTTTAATTTGGCAAACCCCACACCCAACACCccatatttctttaaaaaagtaaacttcaaaatatatctttctttttcttttttaattttttatatcacataaatcatttttttattaatattcaaacaaaaatctcaatacaaaacataatttttttcacttttccttataacaaattcaaaacttcattctactttatattacattaatcacttcttattacttgGGCGTAcatgcagatgcggttattTATAATATCGGCAACTGCATCCATAAAATGaggatatcacttttagatatccatATCCGCATTTACATCAAAGTTTTACTAACCGCATACatgtggttattatccgctGTTCGCAATAGAAAATGGCCATTTCGAATTTTTGGGCCTTCTTTGGGTCTCTAGTATGATATATTTTaaccgattttaaaaataatttaggccgatttttagtattttggatttgttttaattctttttttaagccataatctcttgaaaatatatttaattcacattacttttatttttttgcccaaGTGTTATACGAAAAAGCAATACAGCCAACgaaaccaatgtaaacataacttaTACCTAATCTAAAACGATATCATTTTAgtattaattacaaaaatgacatcgttttggtgagttttttaaaaatatattatatataaagggtatgcgaATGTGGTTAATTACTATCCGCATACGTACGTGTAGATAGTGATTTTTACTATCCGCATCCGTATATGCAGATAACGAATAAGGGTGGCTAACATCTGTAtgcatgtacacccctaattattactattaaaaaaaaaaaaaacccttctgAAAGAGCTTTACCAAACATAGCGGCTGCAACTCTAAATCGAGTGCATGCATTATGTGTATTTCAAGTCGCATCCCAGTTTGGCTGGCACGAGTCACATGCGACCTGCATTTTGTCATCTTGCTGGGCCCATGTTgttgacttaaaaaaaataaaataaaatttgtataaTGCCAACTTTGGATGTGCATGAATAACTTAATAAGATTAGAAAATAACTTAATAATTTTCTGTGATGAATATTTTATAAGAACAATGTAATGACATATGTCATCAACCATGTAATGCTGCCTATGAGTGAAAACAACTTTGGCTTTGGTGCGTAAAACAGTCTAAAAGCTTCAAGAGAAGCAAATTGGTGAACGAGAGAAAGAACATTGAGAGAAACATATCCGAAAGgattaaaattgtttttatgttgaaaatCCAGGAGCATAAATTTAGAATCAATTAAAACTATTCTTTACGCATATgccatatttataaaattaccatATATTTCTTGAACATGTGAACCTCTTTAGTCGGAGAGATATGATCGATCTTGATTTATATGGACAgacttttttataaattgggttGTAAGGATTCTTACaacgcaatttttaaaaagtaacatGTTCTTTAAGCATTCCATTCTCGCatgcttttttattaatacaattaaaaaaacatgtgggAATTGAAGCATAAGCATTATAACTCTCAATAATTAAGCCGCACCTTTTAAGGTAGGTAGTAAAAGCTTATCTCTTGTATAACAAAGCCTGAGCCACTGAGAAAAATTCGATCTGGCATGGCTGCTGCAGAAAGTTGTGCTCTTCTAACCATGCAAAAACACATGATACCTTCTCCGGTAGAAGCTGGGGCGCGACACTTTGTTACTAGCTTCCTTGGAAGTTATATCTCCGCTGGATGTTTAATGTGAgtcataaatttatatatacattCTTCTAGGCTTGTAAGGTTATTCTCATCTGCTCTCTAAAAATCAGCAGTTTTCATTATATGCAAGAGcaatttttaatattactttGGAGAATGAAATTTTCCTGACATGTTTTAGGGTATTGCAGTTTGTTGGAGGAAGGGGGCACAATATTTACCTTTGAAGGAAACAGGAGAGAATGTTCTCTGAAATTGGTTCTTAAAGTTCACAGTCCCCAATTTTACTGGAAGGTgtcttgggatttttttttcacaaggaTCACATGCCCACATATATAGTGTTTAAATTTGTGgggttattttgaaaaaaaaaaaaaagaaaaaaaaaaggtaaattgAAAGAATAAGCCATGCATTATAGTGGCCTTTACATTTTCAGAATTTTCTCACCACCACTGATGAGCACTAGACTATTTTGATCAGGTCATGACACGGGCTGATTTAGGCCTTGCAGATGCATATATTGATGGCGATTTTTCTTTCACTGATAAAAATGATGGTCTTCTGAATCTTTTTATGGTAAGATGATTGATCTGAGCCTGACACCAATCTGTTAACAGAAATGCTCAAAGCCagatatatatagttatttttCTGCAGAATTTGCCCTGctgattaatttgtttttcagaATATTCTTATTGCCAGCAGAGACTCAAATTCCTGTGTCTCAAAATTGAGTAAGAGAAGGTATATTGCAACTGGCAGACTTTGCTGTGATATTACTATTGGCAATCTCCTCAATTGCACTAGATTGAGCCTTCACCTTTCGTTTGTTTCAGGGGCTGGTGGACGCCATTGCTATTCACAGCTTTTATAGCATCtgcaaaacattttttaaagcaTGTTTTAAGGCAAAACACTCTCACAAAGGCTCGCAGGAACATCTCTCGTCATTATGAACTGGTATAAGATTATATGTGGGTTTGGCTTAGCGGCTTCAAAACCTATGGAATGAAAAAAATAGTAGTTTTAAAATGCAGTtaagtatttgataaaattgcGATTTAGCCTTTAACAtcgtgcttttttaaaaatatatccCTTTGcctatgatttgaaaacgttgAACTTTTTTTGTGACATTTTCAAACCGTCATTTTTTATGAACAGACTCCCAAACGGAATACTTTTggcgattttgtttaaaaacacgCTTTAACTACAAAAATATATGAGTTTTGTGACTGACTGTTAATGGCCTTTCAGGATGTCTGAAAGGTTACTAAACAACACTGACGTGTGAATAGTGATCTTTCTAGCTAGAAGGTCAGTAATCAGGGAGTCAGTATTCCTGATTTAGTGGCGTGTTTCTGAGTAACACGCCAATAATTAGTGGCCTATTGTTATGGCATGCCACTATATATTAGTGGCGAGTCAGAACAACATGCCACTGCATATTTAGTGGCTTTAGTTGCGTGTTAACCAATagtgacacgccactaattaagacaaaaaaaaaataaaaaaataaaaaaaaataaaattttacgcTAATACGCGGTAAAGCATTTTCCCAGCTTGTTTCATCCTCAGCCAATCATGGTCACAcaacaccaaaaccaaaaccccaGTTTGGTTGTTGGGAAAATTCAAAAGAGCGAAATCCTACATCATGGGATCGGGGTATGTCTAAAACAACCATATTATCTCATTCCAGCTGAGTATAACCatccaattttcattttttctttttggataaacaacaaaatacataaCCAAAAGCAAACATCAACGCATTCAACCCATTCAACAAAATACAGTAACGAAATCCctcaaaaaccaaacaataacaaaaatcaaaaactgAAACAcagcaaaataacaaaaatcccTTTAACCCATTCGGTTCCCCAAccgaaaacaagaagaaaatacccaaaaatttaCCTTCATTGGAGAGGCGCTAACCGTACGGGTGGACGACGTTGGTGGTCTTCGGTGATCGTGGGTGGATGGCGTCGGTGGTCTTCGGTGGTCGTGGGTAGACGGCGTCGGACTTGGGCGGAGCTGgccaggagagagagagagagagagagagagagagagagagagaggggagatgCATACTGAGTGGTGGTCGGACCTGGGCGGATGATGCAGAAATACCATGCTTATGGATGAATCTCGATCTCATGAAGGTTGGAAAAAATATGGGGAAAAAATTTTGTTGTAAgtgagaagagaagagaaggtcACTGCACCAAAAAGAAAGGCGGGAATTGAGAAGAGAAGGTCATCGAAAGGTGTGATTTGTAGAGAAAAGTAATTTGACACGCCACAATTTAGTGAGGTGTCTGttttgacacgccactaaattgtGGCGTGTCAGACTAACAAGCCACTAAATAGTGGCGTGTCAAAatagacacgccactaaatttgTGGCGTGTCTAACATacacgccactaattattttagtgaggtgttactttttaaaacgccactaattagtgaggtGTCAAAAAATACTTTACTGTAGACACATCATTAAatgcaaagtttttttttgtagaattttGACTTGCGAAATTGAGGGGTTAAACGCACTCTACAACCcgcaatttctatttttttaatttgaaatctTTGGGTATTGTTAGAAATGGAGCTATGTTTAGAGGGATGGTATTGAAACTTAATTACTGAATTAGTATATATTGTTACTGTGCACaataataatgaataatatagaatcgaaaagagagagtaagagaaaatcaagacacAGATTTAGGAGGTTCGGTAATGTACTTATGTCCACAGGACTGTGGCTATATTTTAGTATATAATTAAAGGTTACAGCATAacatacttataaaaaaatcctaattgTACGGATGTATTTTGGAAAGCTCTAAAATAACCTGTACCATACCCCCACAACCTATTCGTTCCCGGACCAAGATAAACTTAATTACCCCCGATGGGCCAGTTGTTGGAGCTCAATCCGCTCTGCTCCGACAGCTGGCCTCTAAACTagtatctagcattactctctATACTCGAGAAAATATAAGCCACTTGTTCCGATCAGTATATAACTACAAGCAAAAGCTTATAATTCGTTCTTTGATGTGTTTCTAGAATAATGAACTTTTTGCTCTGTTCCTGGACGAAACAATGACATACTCCTCTGGTGTATTTAAGGTCAGGATCACAACCTGTCGATGATTTACTGATAAACAATGCACCAACTTGTTCCCTCTAACCTTTAGCTTTAACTTAATTCATTTGTATCAAACCATTTCTTAGAAGGAAGATGAAGACTTGAAGGTTGCACAGCTGAGAAAAATCTCTCTTCTGATTGAAAAGGTGAGGTTTCTCTGTCAGATCATGTCAAATTGTATTAGTTATTCTTTGCTCTCAGCCATTGAACTTTATTGAAAACCATCAATTAAGTAGGCAAGAATTGATGAGAAGCATGAAGTTCTTGATATTGGGTGTGGTTGGGGAAGCTTTGCTATTGAAGTTGTCAGACAAACTGGATGCAAATACACCGGCATCACTCTCTCTGAAGCCCAACTGAAATTTGCggaaaagaaagtgaaagatgCTGGCCTTCAGGTAATTTCCAAGAGtttttttgaagaagaagaggtgGAGGTAGCCTTAACAGAAAAATCTTATGAAATTATAAGTTTTTCCAAGATGAAGTCACTTCAAAGTTAATCTTAATCAACTCTGCTCTCAGGACCGCATTAGACTTCTTCTTTGCGACTACCGCCAATTGCCTGCTACCGACAAATATGACAGAATTATATCCTGGTGAGTTCCTTTGCCACTAAAATCTTTAATTTGGCCATTTATATATGATGATTCCAACAATACCATGATCTTTACTACTACTTTTCAGCGAGATGATAGAACATGTTGGCCATGAATTCATGGATGAGTTTTTTGGTTGCTGTGAATCAGTATTAGCAGAAGACGGGATTGTTGTTCTGCAGGTAATCATTAGGGGGAACTCAAAAATGGAATCATGTCTCAAATGAGTCAAATTActacttatcttaaaagtttaagttaataagaaatggtaaatttaatcacgtgttatttaattaaaaaataagtggTAAATTGTAAAGTCAGGATTCCAACTTAAAACCTTTGACTCTGATAATGATTGTGTGGTGCCTAGGTCTTGATAActattttttgggtttaatttAAATACATAGTGAAAAACACATTTTATCCCTCCTTTGAAATTGTACCGCCTTTTATTTTGCTgccaatatttaaaaattgacaATATACCCCCTAAAGCTTATGAGATTGAAAATTTTACCCACTCGTTAACAATTTCCGTCTTCTTTGATGGAAGAAGGCCCATGTGCATTTTTAGAGCCAAATGTCCTTAAATTACTCCAACTTCACACGTTCTTTCCCAAAATGCTCGCATTTTTCTAAAATAAgaaactaaaacacaaaaaaagatgagtaatgctacgtaTCACCCCCTTGTCCCCCTTTTATCcactcaaaattgatgtggctcttaaaattacaattaaaattatgataaatcactattggattttgatccaatggtgattttaaaagccacttcaattttgaggtgataaaaggaggacaaaatggtgatatgtagcattacttaaAAAAGATTGGGGGACTCCATGGGGccatcaccccccccccccacggCTGGGGAAAATGAGGGCATTTTAGACTTTCATCCCTAAAATTAAATCACATGCACACGTGGGCCTTCTTCTGTTAGAAAAAGACGGAAATTATTAATGGATGGGTAACATTGACAATATCAAAAACTTCGGATAGTACATTGCTACTTTTTAAATATGTTAGGCAAAAAAATAAGGGGGGGAAAATTGCACAACTGGTCTCTTTGGTTGGCcgaaattacaaatcgctcaatatcaaaattaatttaaagatCCTTGTGactggcttaatttacaaatcgttcCTTGaaatcaaatttcgttaaaaaaatttgacaaattccgTTAGGCGTCACGTCAGTATCAATAAGATGGTAATACGTGTcgatcataataataataaaaaaattatttaaaaaaataaaattgaaaagagaaattTGGGGTTGGCCCCATGCCACCCTCGGCCATCTCTGGGGTGGATGCCCAACCGGCAGCTAccccttttctattttttttttaaaataataataataattttataagttttatttatttatatttttttattggcgTTGAAGTGGTGCCTAATGGAATTTGACGgtagcgatttgtaatttaggctaacgaAATGGACaaatggtgcaatttttccaaaaaaaaaaaatgcggtACAACTTACCGAGAAggtaaaaatatgtttttcctAAATACATAGCTAAACATTAAAGTTGGTCCATCTGTTCGTAGTTCATATCGATACCAGATGAACGTTATGATGAGTACAGACGAAGTTCAGATTTTATAAAGGAGTATATTTTTCCCGGTGGATGCCTTCCCTCATTAAGCCGGCCAGATAACATCA contains the following coding sequences:
- the LOC133871936 gene encoding LOW QUALITY PROTEIN: uncharacterized protein LOC133871936 (The sequence of the model RefSeq protein was modified relative to this genomic sequence to represent the inferred CDS: deleted 1 base in 1 codon) — translated: MAAAESCALLTMQKHMIPSPVEAGARHFVTSFLGSYISAGCLILLEEGGTIFTFEGNRRECSLKLVLKVHSPQFYWKVMTRADLGLADAYIDGDFSFTDKNDGLLNLFMNILIASRDSNSCVSKLSKRRGWWTPLLFTAFIASAKHFLKHVLRQNTLTKARRNISRHYELNNELFALFLDETMTYSSGVFKKEDEDLKVAQLRKISLLIEKARIDEKHEVLDIGCGWGSFAIEVVRQTGCKYTGITLSEAQLKFAEKKVKDAGLQDRIRLLLCDYRQLPATDKYDRIISCEMIEHVGHEFMDEFFGCCESVLAEDGIVVLQFISIPDERYDEYRRSSDFIKEYIFPGGCLPSLSRQITSAMASASRLCVEHLENIGIHYHQTLRCWRKNFLQNQSKILDLGFDEKFIRTWEYYFDYSAAGFKSRTLGDYQVVFTRPGNVAAFSNLYQSLLSEVDIPQGEIKHS